From Anopheles coluzzii chromosome 3, AcolN3, whole genome shotgun sequence, the proteins below share one genomic window:
- the LOC120958392 gene encoding lysoplasmalogenase-like protein TMEM86A produces the protein MTQNAIDRKDKSTISMLIPFIISVIMYFSLIQHTERSSTSSTVLKCMPIFSLLFYVMLKDSKASRKANYHSRIFYGLVFSVLGDFLLNYELFEPGMGAFGVAQIFYIWAFGMKLNKLWIGTILYLTGFLAITLFFENLNTVIKICLPFYAILLLTMCWRSLARIDRSDSYLRIVCGIASILFVISDGIIAIDKFFTPIKSAQTYIMITYYLAQVGITLSINDVQLYKTSTFTESSVRSDNKTKHKSY, from the exons ATGACGCAAAATGCAATCGACCGAAAA gACAAATCAACTATCTCAATGCTGATACCGTTTATAATATCGGTAATAATGTATTTTTCGTTGATTCAACATACGGAACGTAGCAGCACATCTTCAACAGTGCTTAAATGCATGCCCATATTCAGTTTACTATTTTATGTGATGTTGAAGGATTCTAAAGCAAGTAGAAA GGCAAATTATCACAGTCGCATTTTCTACGGCcttgtgttttctgttttgggagattttttattaaattatgaattatttgaacCCGGCATGGGTGCTTTTGGTGTGGCACAAATATTCTACATATGGGCGTTTGGAATGAAACTAAACAAACTATGGATTGGTACAATTTTATACCTAACAGGGTTCTTAG CAATCACTctattttttgaaaatttaaacacGGTGATTAAAATTTGCCTACCATTTTATGCTATTCTATTGTTAACCATGTGCTGGAGATCATTGGCTAGAATCGACAGATCGGAT AGCTATTTGCGGATTGTGTGTGGCATCGCTAGTATATTATTTGTAATATCTGACGGTATAATAGCAATCGACAAGTTTTTCACTCCTATAAAATCGGCTCAA ACGTATATCATGATAACGTACTATCTCGCACAAGTCGGAATCACGCTTAGTATTAATGATGTTCAACTGTATAAGACTTCAACTTTTACGGAATCATCCGTGCGAAgtgacaacaaaactaaacataaatCGTACTAA